From Vigna unguiculata cultivar IT97K-499-35 chromosome 5, ASM411807v1, whole genome shotgun sequence, the proteins below share one genomic window:
- the LOC114183342 gene encoding WAT1-related protein At4g15540-like translates to MTGRYCYKEVLPFIAMVGIECSNVGVNILFKAATQKGLSYYAFIAYSYLISVLFLLLPLPFVFRWSRGLPQLNRSLIFRIFLLGVIGVTAQLCGYKGLNYTSPTLASALSNLIPAFTFILAIIFRMEKVALRSSSSQAKILGSAVSILGALIVLLYKGSIILSTSSPTLHSPMESTAQTNWVLGGSLLAVEYLLVPIWYIIQTDIMKQYPAELIVVFLYNLSGTLISAPICLLLEENLSAWKINPDITLIAIVYSGFFCTGLSSLVHTWGIHLKGPVYVSIFKPLSIVVAAVSSVVFLGDALYFGTVVGAVILSFGFYAVIWGNAKEDELSEDFDMRPSSSSKSPLLVSYTGKNNEETTHC, encoded by the exons atgacAGGGAGGTATTGTTACAAGGAAGTGCTTCCATTCATTGCAATGGTTGGCATAGAGTGCTCCAACGTTGGTGTGAACATTCTATTCAAAGCTGCAACTCAGAAGGGATTGAGTTATTATGCCTTCATCGCTTATTCATATCTCATCTCTgttctctttctccttttgcCTCTGCCCTTCGTCTTTCGCTG gtCAAGAGGCCTTCCACAGCTCAACCGCTCTCTCATCTTCAGAATTTTCCTCCTTGGAGTAATTGG AGTGACAGCTCAACTTTGTGGGTATAAGGGACTGAATTACACATCGCCTACGCTTGCGTCTGCTCTCAGCAACCTCATACCAGCTTTCACCTTCATATTGGCTATCATTTTCAG GATGGAAAAGGTAGCTTTGAGAAGCTCAAGCTCTCAGGCCAAAATCCTGGGTTCGGCCGTATCCATATTAGGTGCACTCATAGTTTTACTCTACAAGGGTTCCATAATCCTTTCAACTTCATCTCCTACGCTTCATTCTCCCATGGAATCCACAGCACAAACAAATTGGGTTCTTGGTGGATCCCTACTTGCCGTTGAGTATCTTTTGGTTCCAATCTGGTACATTATTCAG ACCGATATTATGAAACAATACCCAGCAGAGCTTATTGTGGTGTTCCTGTACAACCTGAGTGGGACTCTGATATCTGCTCCAATTTGCTTGCTATTAGAAGAAAATTTGAGTGCTTGGAAGATAAATCCTGATATAACATTGATTGCTATTGTATATTCG GGTTTCTTCTGCACAGGCCTAAGTAGTTTGGTTCACACTTGGGGCATTCATCTTAAAGGCCCAGTTTATGTTTCAATCTTTAAGCCTCTGTCCATTGTGGTTGCAGCCGTTTCGAGTGTCGTCTTCCTTGGTGATGCTCTGTATTTTGGAAC TGTTGTTGGAGCAGTGATACTCTCGTTTGGATTTTATGCTGTCATATGGGGTAATGCAAAAGAAGATGAATTGAGTGAGGACTTTGACATGCGTCCTTCATCAAGTAGTAAGAGCCCTTTGTTGGTGAGCTACACAGGGAAAAATAACGAAGAGACCACCCATTGTTGA